Proteins from one Salmonella bongori NCTC 12419 genomic window:
- the asnB gene encoding asparagine synthase B: protein MCSIFGVFDIKTDAVELRKKALELSRLMRHRGPDWSGIYASDKAILAHERLSIVDVNAGAQPLYNASKTHVLAVNGEIYNHQALRAEYGDRYAFQTGSDCEVILALYQEKGPAFLDDLQGMFAFALYDSEKDAYLIGRDHIGIIPLYMGYDEFGNFYVASEMKALTPVCRTIKEFPAGSYLWSKDGEIRQYYQRDWFEFDAVKDNITDKNALRQALEESVKSHLMSDVPYGVLLSGGLDSSIISAITKKFAARRVEDQERSEAWWPQLHSFAVGLEGSPDLKAAQEVADHLGTVHHEIHFTVQEGLDAIRDVIYHIETYDVTTIRASTPMYLMSRKIKAMGIKMVLSGEGSDEVFGGYLYFHKAPNAKELHEETVRKLQALHMYDCARANKAMSAWGVEARVPFLDKKFLDVAMRINPQDKMCGNGKMEKHVLRECFESYLPASVAWRQKEQFSDGVGYSWIDTLKEVAAKQISDQQLETARFRFPYNTPSSKEAYLYREIFEELFPVPSAAECVPGGPSVACSSAKAIEWDEAFKTMDDPSGRAVGVHQSAYQ, encoded by the coding sequence ATGTGTTCTATTTTCGGCGTATTCGATATCAAAACAGATGCAGTTGAACTGCGCAAAAAAGCCCTGGAACTGTCACGCCTGATGCGCCATCGCGGCCCGGACTGGTCCGGTATTTATGCCAGCGATAAAGCGATTCTCGCGCATGAACGCTTATCCATTGTTGACGTTAACGCCGGGGCTCAGCCGTTGTATAACGCCAGTAAAACCCACGTACTGGCGGTAAACGGTGAAATTTATAACCATCAGGCGTTACGCGCGGAATACGGCGATCGCTATGCGTTCCAGACCGGCTCCGACTGTGAAGTCATCCTCGCGCTCTATCAGGAAAAAGGCCCTGCGTTTCTTGACGATTTACAGGGCATGTTCGCCTTCGCCCTGTACGACAGCGAAAAGGACGCTTATCTGATTGGTCGTGACCATATCGGCATTATTCCGCTGTATATGGGTTATGACGAATTTGGCAACTTCTATGTAGCCTCGGAAATGAAAGCGCTGACGCCGGTTTGTCGCACCATTAAAGAGTTCCCGGCGGGCAGCTACCTGTGGAGTAAAGACGGTGAAATCCGCCAGTACTATCAGCGCGACTGGTTTGAGTTCGATGCGGTGAAAGACAACATCACCGACAAAAATGCGCTACGTCAGGCTCTGGAAGAGTCGGTGAAAAGCCATCTGATGTCCGACGTACCTTACGGAGTACTGCTCTCCGGCGGCCTGGACTCGTCGATTATTTCGGCGATCACCAAAAAATTCGCCGCCCGTCGCGTCGAGGATCAGGAGCGTTCCGAAGCCTGGTGGCCGCAGTTGCACTCTTTTGCGGTGGGTCTGGAAGGTTCGCCTGACCTGAAGGCGGCCCAGGAAGTGGCCGACCACCTCGGCACCGTACATCACGAAATTCATTTCACCGTTCAGGAAGGACTGGATGCGATTCGTGACGTGATTTACCACATTGAAACCTATGACGTGACGACTATCCGTGCCTCAACGCCAATGTATCTGATGTCACGTAAGATCAAAGCGATGGGCATCAAAATGGTGCTCTCCGGCGAAGGTTCTGATGAAGTTTTCGGCGGCTATCTGTACTTCCATAAAGCGCCGAATGCCAAAGAGTTACATGAAGAGACGGTACGTAAGCTACAGGCGCTGCATATGTATGACTGCGCCCGCGCCAACAAAGCGATGTCCGCCTGGGGCGTGGAAGCGCGCGTACCGTTCCTCGATAAAAAATTCCTCGACGTGGCGATGCGTATCAACCCGCAGGATAAAATGTGCGGCAACGGCAAGATGGAAAAACACGTGCTGCGCGAGTGCTTCGAGTCTTATCTGCCGGCCAGCGTCGCGTGGCGTCAGAAAGAGCAATTCTCTGACGGCGTAGGCTACAGCTGGATCGATACGCTGAAAGAGGTGGCGGCGAAACAGATTTCCGATCAACAACTGGAAACCGCCCGCTTCCGCTTCCCCTACAACACGCCGTCGTCTAAAGAGGCGTACTTATACCGGGAAATTTTTGAAGAATTATTCCCGGTGCCGAGCGCGGCAGAGTGCGTGCCCGGCGGCCCATCCGTCGCCTGTTCCTCCGCCAAAGCCATTGAGTGGGATGAAGCATTCAAAACGATGGATGACCCGTCAGGCCGCGCGGTCGGCGTGCATCAGTCGGCATACCAGTAA